ttaacTTTCAACACAAAACGAATGGTCTCCGCTAAATATGACCAAAATCTCCCAACGACCCTGAGAGCctagacagacaggtcaatcaCCTTAGAAAGGCAGACAGACGTCCTTCGAAAGTCATACGACGCGACGGGTCATTGGCCTTAAGCCACTGCCAGCcaggcaggcaggcagacaAACGAGAGAGGTTAGACGTCCTTGGAGAGCCATATACTGATacgtcaatgaccttaagaaaccAGACAGGCAAACAGACGTCCTCGAGAGGTCAGAcggataggtcaatgaccttgataaACCAGACAAGCAACATTGGAAAGCCATactgacaggtcaatgaccttgggagAACATGCATACGCCCTTGAAAGcccaggtcaatgaccttataaaGCCAGCCAGCCAAACGTATAACCATTAGATGCTAGACAAGTGACTCAGTGACCTTGACATGTCGGTTtccagggatggaaagctagccgaaagctaaagtaaaaatttaaagccaatgatttttgggattttttgaccttgaaaattgCAGGCCCATGCatagggtgtccacaaattgagaaaccggtttggtcaaaaatacaAACCGGTTTCtgttggcgcaatgtattctacacaccaaGGCGAcaaaaaacgtgatatgaattttttgaaaccggtacattaatttgcaaccagttaacaaaaagtatccaaaaattgtagatagtgaTAGAGGAAAAAGCTTGAAACCAAAGTTGTAGagggtgaaaaattacacaattctgtctaatcacattttgaaatcggttcattggttcgaatttagcaaccagtttttgacaatcacctaaaaattggtgatggagaaaaaaagtaaaaactcaaaacaaaagttgtagagtgtgaaaaattgaaccatttttgctgattacattttgaaagtggctaattaatttgcaacccGGTATCTTttcgatggcttgctgcgaattaatgaactggtttcaaaaatctgattagcaaaaatagttcaatttttcccactcttcaatttatgattcaaacttttttctctatcatgTTCAAACTTAtatctctatctccaatttttaggtgattgtggttactaaatgcgaaccaatgaaccggtttcaaaacgtgattagtgattacacagaattgtgttatttttcacactctacaacttttgtttcaatctttttttcactatctataatttttgggtaattttcgataactggttccgaattaatgaaccggtttcaaaaaattcatatcatgtTTTTGTCGCCTttgtgtgtagaatacattgcgccaataaaaaccggtttcaatttttttgaccaaaccggtttctCAATTTGTGGAAACCCTgtcatgggcctgaaattttcaaggtcgcttttgaaagcccttattttttcctactcaaagccgcttcattcatctcgctagctctttccacttgaaaaaaaaaaaccatcgggaactacttttgtgtcatacgtATTGGCCCCCACCCAtatggaaaaaatcattaaagataaaaaattgacatctgaataactttatgaaaatttttcatttctggacATGATTTTACTATATAAAACcgcatttttaagaaaaacctTCTTTCCTCAAGgcacaaagttgaaaaattgataggtatatTTGTATTCAACGTTTCGTATTTTAAAATGGCACAGAAAtggtacaaaaaatacaaaaacaataaacattGAAAACAATCAGTCATATGTATCAGTCACACGCAGTTTATCATATTGTACCTACACAAATACTCATACGATACgcgattaaataaataaataacaatcATTTTAAATATGGTTAAAATAACAGTCTGGAAATTCTGTTCGTATTTCCATGGAATAGACTCAAATGTAGGTAAAGTCTAGGAACAAGAACACGAACACGTTGCTATTTTGCAACTTCTTTTAATCTGTAGTCAGGAACTTTGAAACACTTGTCACACATTTAGCAttcatgattattttttggatgATGAGctaccaaaaatgtttttagatACGCATTTGAAACGAACATCTTGTAACGAATTTATGATTCGTGAtctgttttacttttttcatgcttgcaaaattttatcactCGAGGACTACTTCAGTTCATCGTTTTCAATAGATCATTTGAGAGGCTTATTGCGAGATGTTATTGGGTTTACGCGAGCTCCTTCGTGAACTCCCCGTACGTGTTCATTTCTATGAGAAATTGTCTTGAAACTTTTACCACATTGTGGACATTTATACGGTCTCAGCGAGGTATGCACTGTTACATGATGTCTACTCAAGACGGATGCACTGTGGAAtgccttgtcacatgaactgcATTTGAACTTCCTCGGTAGCTTGGATCTGTCACGTTTACGTGTATCTTTGATTTTGACGAGCTGTCCAGGAAAATGAGAGTGCATATGGGTCTGCAGAACGCTCTTGTAAACGAATGTTTGCTCACAATGCGCGCAAGCGAATCTAGGAATTTTCGCGTGAACTTTTCGCACATGCGCATTTCTATTAGAAACACGGAAGAAAGATTTATCGCAAACTGAACACTGAAAAAGTCTTTCTGACATTTCCACACTTTTTCTAGCGTCTTCGGGTTTTCTGCCATATTCTTTGTGAACTCCCCGCGCGTGTTCATTTCGATGACAAGTTGTCTTGAAACTCTTATCACAATGTGGACATTTATACGGTCTTAGCTCGGAATGCGCTGTTGCATGATGTCTTTTCAAGTGGGATGCACAGTAGAATGCCTGGTCACATGAACTGCATTTGAACGACCTCGGTAGTTTGGATTTGTCACGTCTTCGTGTATCTTTGATTTTGACGAGCTGTCCAGGAAAATGGGAGTGCATATGGGTCAACAGAACGTTCTTGTAGGTGAATGTTTGGTCACAATGCTCGCAAGCGAGGCTACCAATGTTCGTGTGAACTCTTCGTACGTGTGCATTTCTAGTAAACAGACTGAAGAAAGATTTATCGCAAAATGAACATTGTACAAGCCTTTCTGAAGTTTCCATACTTTTTTCAGGGACTTCtgggtttttggtttttttgccaTATCCTTCGTGAACTCTTTGTACGTGTGCATTTCTAGCATAAACTTCTTTAAAACATTTATCACAATGAGGACATTCCACTGACCTCCCTATAGTATGCCTACGGTTTTCATGTCTTCTCAAATCGTGCGCATAGTGGAATGAGTGATCACATATACCGCACTTGAACAACTTTGGTCCTGTGGGTTTAATCCGTTTGTATTTCTTTACGATGAGCGCTCCGGCAAAATGCGAGTTCATATGGGATATCAGAGTCTGCTTGAAACGGAATGCTCGGTCACAATGCGCGCAAACGAAATTGCAAACTTGTTCGTGAAATAATCGTACATGTCTGTGTCTACCTTTGGGTAAGGAGTAAGTTTTATCACAAAGAGGGCATTTATAACGGTTGTCTGATCTATGCGCCGAGTCTACATGAGACATTAGCAGCGTTCTATCATTATATCCTTTACCACAATGTGCGCAAATTAAATCGAAAGATGTTTTGGCAACTGTTGGTTTGGGTTCTCCTCTAGCTGTAGAAGCATCCTGGATGTCCCGATTTATATTCGTATGCGACTTCTGTTTATCGTGTTCGACTCGCTTATGTTTATTCAAGCTATTTATGCATGAAAATAACCCATTGCAGATTCCACAACGTAGACCTacagaaacaaaacaaaaatcaatataAGATTACTACATGGACATTGGGCAGGTATAGTTaatgtagaattttgaaataaaatattgaaacacatcctaaatcgaaagaacatgcaaaTACGGATCACTGCTCAAAATTTCAGACGCtcgagtacatttttcgatttttggcgaatttttaaaaatcaaatttgggccaaaaatgcgaaaaaatcaatattccgCCAAATCgatgtagaaagctgaaatacGCTTTCAAACTGCATTGCGCAGTCTGCAGTTCTGGAgtctgaagaaaatttttgaaagtaaaataccaaaatttccacgaaaatttcaccaaaatgacgTTAGAAGGCTAGAATAAACTCCGTGTCTGTAccataattttcaacttgctgAGGCTGAGTCAACTGGAAGTGATTTAAAATGATTCTGGGGCCTcaggcgattttttgaaaattccagtttttcaaacaCCATTGTTTAGTTATTCCAAATTAACTCGAAACTGGTACTTAATCGTTAGTCAGGATGCCTTTCCATGATTTTGGGCTTTTCTCAGTTTTCCAGACCGTTTAAGCATCAATTATACTCAAATGAGAGGGGGGGAGGGAGAAGATTTCAATTCAGTGGGAAAGAAGCTTCGAATTgattcaaagtaaaaatttatcgGTTCAAAATCAATCCATTATCATAAAGAatattaagtataaaaaatgtaaaaaaaaaaaaaaaaaaaaaaaaaaacagaaaacactaaaaacaggactttttgataattttgacaacatttgCGCTTTTTTGGACAAccttgacaaaaattaggactttttgactgCAGGAACgaggttttttgacaatttctccaaaaataataACTTTGGCAAGGAATGGCTGGAACCATCATCAAATTATAGTCTAGACAAAACTCAGGACTTTTCATGGCAATTTCACCAGAAAAATGTAcccacttttgacaattttgacaaaaattaaaactttttgaccaaaatgaggttttctgaaaattttgacaaaaacaggacctttggataattttgacaacattttcgctttttttgacaatcttgacaaaaattaggacaTTTTAACAGGAATgaggttttttgacaatttctccaaaaatcaaaactttttgacaactttggcaaaGAGTGGCTGGGACCATCATCACATTATAGTCTAGACAAAACTTAGGACTTTTCATGGCGATTTCACCAGAAAAATGTAcccactttttgacaattttgacaaaaattaagactttttgactaaaacgaggttttttgaaaattttgacaaaaatcaggattttttgatgattttgacaaaatgtgctgttttttttgacaatttttgcagaaatttagattttttgacaatgtttacaaaaattaggactttttgatatttttgacaaaatgggcgatttcttgacaatttttgtagaaattatgACTCTTGAGTCTTGACAATATGTGTTGATAGAAATTataactttttgacaattcttatCAGAATTAAGACTAAtatctgacaaaaattttgacaaaatgggcaatttttcaacaaaacgtgtttgcaaattaaatttttccaaaaattaagtaagcgTGACTTTTTATTGTTAAcaataaattcaacttttgacaaaatgtgtttttctggACAATGTAGACAAAAATTGGAccttgataattttggcaaaatatgcagttttttgacaatttttgtagaacttatgactttttacaaaaattaggactCTTTGATAATTCTGAcaaaatgtgtgattttttgacaattttcacaagaataataacgttttgacaatgttgataaaaatgatgacttttgacaatttaaaaaaaaatgaaggttattcttgacaattttggcaaaaattgaaactttttgacaattattctcATACAATAAAAAAACTAAGACTATCtgatttgacaaaaatcagaattttttaacgattttgacaaaatgtgcaattttttaacaaagcgtgttttttttgaaaatttttccaaaaatcaattaggtatGACTTTTTaacaatgttgaaaataaaattaacttttgacaaaatgtgctgtttatctgacaatttttgcaaaaatttaggctttttgacaatgttgtcaaaaatgagaactttttgataattttgacaaaatgtgcaagtttttcacaatttttgtagaaatgatgattttttaacaatgtttacaaaaattagaattcttcaataactttgacaaaatgtgcgggtttttgacaattctaacaaaaattataaatttttgacaacattgaaaaaaattataaattttgacaatttttaaaaaatgagcctttttttctgacaattttggcaaaaattagatcTTTTTGAACATTCTTATATAAAAATTAAGactatttgacaaaaaagagaatatgtttaaaacaattttaacaaataatgagcaattttttgaaattttttttcgaaaattatgactttttgacattgttaacaaaaaattaagttttgacaaaatgttttttttttgacaaatatgaagactttttaaaaatttcaacgcaaATTAgtactttttatcaatttttacaaaacgtggttttttgataattctggcaaaaagtaggaatttttcacaaaaatgaggttttctgacaatttcgacatcaatcaagattttttgacaatcttgacGAAATGgggttctttttaaaaaaaaaagacaattatGGCAGTTTTTACAAATAGAatagactttttgaaaattctgaagaaaattaaGACTTTATTTAGCTTATCAACGTCATTTTGATAACGGCTCTGGAACTGCTCTAAATGGTTCGAAACTATTTCCAATTGATTCGGTGGGTCAAAAAGAGGATATACTtatgccaaattttagctccctaagtcaatttggtaaaatttcagtttttccaccatttttgggccatttgattttcaattttgaaatgcactttcgtacttgaaattttagctcgTGATATATTTTGTGTagctctttcgatctaacttggtttgatttaaaaattttcgagcatgGGTAGgcctaagtacctatttatcggctattttttttttttttttgctaaaatgacaacgatattattaattttatcgtGCTcacttgaaacttcaaatttgttCAAGACAACAACAGCTGATctgttttcttttccttttacAATGATTTTTGAGCCACATATCGATTCGTGTTCCACTAAATGGACCTTCGAGGAGAACGATTTTCTGCACAAGGAACATTCGAATATTTGTTTCTTCAAAGTTGATGAATGACACTTCTCTAAGTGTATGAAAATGCTGTGTTTGCTGTAGCATTGTTTATCGCAGTGTGCGCATTGAATACGAGCATatttttcgtgatatttttgCGCGTGTAATCTTCTAGCGAATCGATGCTTGAAATTATTACTGCAAAATGAACATTTGAACAGGTTCTTCGAGGCGTGTgttaatttgtgttttttcaaattgcttctGAAGGCGAAAGTTTTGTCACATTTTGATTCATCACAATTGTACGACTTTTGGCGTCCATTTACCGCACTGATATCTACTCTGGGTGTATCTTGGTTCGAGTTGATTTGGTTGTTCATGTTGTGATCTAAATTACCtaggaaaaaaacataaaattgttTAAGCTCCGAAACTCTATTCAAAATTGATCTCAACACTCGTAAAAGCACCAAATTTGAACTCACCATCTTTTTTATGCGAATGCTCGACCAACTTGTGAAGTTTCAATTGACGCTCGAGGGAATATGATTTCTCGCAAGTGGTATATTCAAATCGTTTACATAATTCACCAAAGTGTCGTTGTCGTATATGGCCAGCGAGCACATCCTTATTTCCAAATCGTACATCACAATGCGCGCAATAGAAACTAACATCAGTTTTCTCACGAATATACTGCTCAAGGAGTAATTTCGAATATCCAGATTTGAAACCTAAGCTAGGATTCCAACCTTTAAAAGGCCTCGCTAAGCTATGAATAGCAGAATGTGAATCCAAAATATCCGAGGCAGTGAATACTTTATCGCATGAAGTGCATTTGTACGGTTCTTCTTCGTTGGCCACTTCAGTATCCGAGCTCGAGTCCAGCTGATCGCAGGTATCGGAATACGAGTCTAGTAGAGCagaatagaaatgaaaaaatcacgttaTTGGCATAATTTTGAGGCGATGTTACAGCAAATTCGAATAAGAATTCTTTACACTCACGGCTATCCGTAGTCCCATCTGATACAGACAAACAAAACGAATAAGAGAAGTTAATACACCACGATCATTAATACGACGATATGAATCATTGAATTAGTAAACGCTTACTCGATATCGTACGTTGAACTTTATCATTTGTTTTCAGCAATGATGCTgcggattttttcaattttttagaagttttttgaagattagttatatctgaaaaataaacacgaacgTAAATTAATCATAACTCGTGATGATATCATTTTAGTAATCGATCAACGTGaacaatttaccagaaatctCACGCTGCAGAGGTGAATCCTGTGGTGAACAATTCGTCAGATCGTAGTTCTTCGTTCCATCGTCATCGTTCAAATTAGTGTTCGATGGGGCAACTGACCCATTTACAGAAGCTATGACGAGAAATTCTGGTGATATATTATCCGAGTCTTCATCATCCACGATGATAGGCTGATCACCGTTGGGATCAGAACTAGACAGCACACGTTCAGGTTCGATGATACAGCAATCGTGCGACGAATCATCATTTATCACAGAATTCTCTCGCGTTTCATTATTCATCGATCGTTCTCTAGTTCTGTTTTCGTTCAATTTACGACGCTGATATTTCAACAAtaattggcataatttttccGATGATTTATCCAACGAATCGCGTTCATTCTCGATTCGTTGACGTCGTTGTTGTTCTACGTTCAACATTTCATTACTTTCAGCCAGCTGTGATTTCAAAGATGCGAGGTTTTCGATAATTCGATCTAATGTTTCTTTCGCATCTTTGGCTTTTTTAGCCATCTCTATCCGAAGGTTTTCTTGATATTTAGCGTAactgaaaaatacgaaaaattggcGAATTTATCGAAAAGGAATCAGGAATCTTTAAAACTTGATTAGAAATTGAACGACGATAACTTACTCGATAAATCCCTTGACCATTTGATTCTCCGATAATGCTTCGTATTGTTGCTTCAGACTGTCGTGCTCCAACTTCATCTTGGTTAAATCGTTGTAGCCTGTTTCGAGGATAAGTTGCGAGTTTTCACCGTTTTCTATGATCTCGATGAAATTCATTCGTAGAATTTCTAAGCTTCTTGCATAACTATACAGATACATACATATCATTAAGCGAAAgactattttttatttgaaacacat
This region of Planococcus citri chromosome 5, ihPlaCitr1.1, whole genome shotgun sequence genomic DNA includes:
- the LOC135846705 gene encoding zinc finger protein 91-like isoform X1: MLNSVYPTQKHSTMNDKKAESHIYDDLIANCEDLLKQNTTKYQSYLELQESLRLQFIEINHDYKRLKKWLDLANEDFLSMKCDGFTLLYELLVKHNIVKEFVNFGNKEETLQLQFLEIINECVNLKEDLDTANKSVISLKREYSELTRSSDALLENVLVKESSSYARSLEILRMNFIEIIENGENSQLILETGYNDLTKMKLEHDSLKQQYEALSENQMVKGFIDYAKYQENLRIEMAKKAKDAKETLDRIIENLASLKSQLAESNEMLNVEQQRRQRIENERDSLDKSSEKLCQLLLKYQRRKLNENRTRERSMNNETRENSVINDDSSHDCCIIEPERVLSSSDPNGDQPIIVDDEDSDNISPEFLVIASVNGSVAPSNTNLNDDDGTKNYDLTNCSPQDSPLQREISDITNLQKTSKKLKKSAASLLKTNDKVQRTISNGTTDSREYSYSDTCDQLDSSSDTEVANEEEPYKCTSCDKVFTASDILDSHSAIHSLARPFKGWNPSLGFKSGYSKLLLEQYIREKTDVSFYCAHCDVRFGNKDVLAGHIRQRHFGELCKRFEYTTCEKSYSLERQLKLHKLVEHSHKKDGNLDHNMNNQINSNQDTPRVDISAVNGRQKSYNCDESKCDKTFAFRSNLKKHKLTHASKNLFKCSFCSNNFKHRFARRLHAQKYHEKYARIQCAHCDKQCYSKHSIFIHLEKCHSSTLKKQIFECSLCRKSFSSKVHLVEHESICGSKIIVKGKENRSAVVVLNKFEVSSLRCGICNGLFSCINSLNKHKRVEHDKQKSHTNINRDIQDASTARGEPKPTVAKTSFDLICAHCGKGYNDRTLLMSHVDSAHRSDNRYKCPLCDKTYSLPKGRHRHVRLFHEQVCNFVCAHCDRAFRFKQTLISHMNSHFAGALIVKKYKRIKPTGPKLFKCGICDHSFHYAHDLRRHENRRHTIGRSVECPHCDKCFKEVYARNAHVQRVHEGYGKKTKNPEVPEKSMETSERLVQCSFCDKSFFSLFTRNAHVRRVHTNIGSLACEHCDQTFTYKNVLLTHMHSHFPGQLVKIKDTRRRDKSKLPRSFKCSSCDQAFYCASHLKRHHATAHSELRPYKCPHCDKSFKTTCHRNEHARGVHKEYGRKPEDARKSVEMSERLFQCSVCDKSFFRVSNRNAHVRKVHAKIPRFACAHCEQTFVYKSVLQTHMHSHFPGQLVKIKDTRKRDRSKLPRKFKCSSCDKAFHSASVLSRHHVTVHTSLRPYKCPQCGKSFKTISHRNEHVRGVHEGARVNPITSRNKPLK
- the LOC135846705 gene encoding zinc finger protein 91-like isoform X3, giving the protein MNDKKAESHIYDDLIANCEDLLKQNTTKYQSYLELQESLRLQFIEINHDYKRLKKWLDLANEDFLSMKCDGFTLLYELLVKHNIVKEFVNFGNKEETLQLQFLEIINECVNLKEDLDTANKSVISLKREYSELTRSSDALLENVLVKESSSYARSLEILRMNFIEIIENGENSQLILETGYNDLTKMKLEHDSLKQQYEALSENQMVKGFIDYAKYQENLRIEMAKKAKDAKETLDRIIENLASLKSQLAESNEMLNVEQQRRQRIENERDSLDKSSEKLCQLLLKYQRRKLNENRTRERSMNNETRENSVINDDSSHDCCIIEPERVLSSSDPNGDQPIIVDDEDSDNISPEFLVIASVNGSVAPSNTNLNDDDGTKNYDLTNCSPQDSPLQREISDITNLQKTSKKLKKSAASLLKTNDKVQRTISNGTTDSREYSYSDTCDQLDSSSDTEVANEEEPYKCTSCDKVFTASDILDSHSAIHSLARPFKGWNPSLGFKSGYSKLLLEQYIREKTDVSFYCAHCDVRFGNKDVLAGHIRQRHFGELCKRFEYTTCEKSYSLERQLKLHKLVEHSHKKDGNLDHNMNNQINSNQDTPRVDISAVNGRQKSYNCDESKCDKTFAFRSNLKKHKLTHASKNLFKCSFCSNNFKHRFARRLHAQKYHEKYARIQCAHCDKQCYSKHSIFIHLEKCHSSTLKKQIFECSLCRKSFSSKVHLVEHESICGSKIIVKGKENRSAVVVLNKFEVSSLRCGICNGLFSCINSLNKHKRVEHDKQKSHTNINRDIQDASTARGEPKPTVAKTSFDLICAHCGKGYNDRTLLMSHVDSAHRSDNRYKCPLCDKTYSLPKGRHRHVRLFHEQVCNFVCAHCDRAFRFKQTLISHMNSHFAGALIVKKYKRIKPTGPKLFKCGICDHSFHYAHDLRRHENRRHTIGRSVECPHCDKCFKEVYARNAHVQRVHEGYGKKTKNPEVPEKSMETSERLVQCSFCDKSFFSLFTRNAHVRRVHTNIGSLACEHCDQTFTYKNVLLTHMHSHFPGQLVKIKDTRRRDKSKLPRSFKCSSCDQAFYCASHLKRHHATAHSELRPYKCPHCDKSFKTTCHRNEHARGVHKEYGRKPEDARKSVEMSERLFQCSVCDKSFFRVSNRNAHVRKVHAKIPRFACAHCEQTFVYKSVLQTHMHSHFPGQLVKIKDTRKRDRSKLPRKFKCSSCDKAFHSASVLSRHHVTVHTSLRPYKCPQCGKSFKTISHRNEHVRGVHEGARVNPITSRNKPLK
- the LOC135846705 gene encoding zinc finger protein 91-like isoform X2 — encoded protein: MLNSVYPTQKHSTMNDKKAESHIYDDLIANCEDLLKQNTTKYQSYLELQESLRLQFIEINHDYKRLKKWLDLANEDFLSMKCDGFTLLYELLVKHNIVKEFVNFGNKEETLQLQFLEIINECVNLKEDLDTANKSVISLKREYSELTRSSDALLENVLVKESSSYARSLEILRMNFIEIIENGENSQLILETGYNDLTKMKLEHDSLKQQYEALSENQMVKGFIDYAKYQENLRIEMAKKAKDAKETLDRIIENLASLKSQLAESNEMLNVEQQRRQRIENERDSLDKSSEKLCQLLLKYQRRKLNENRTRERSMNNETRENSVINDDSSHDCCIIEPERVLSSSDPNGDQPIIVDDEDSDNISPEFLVIASVNGSVAPSNTNLNDDDGTKNYDLTNCSPQDSPLQREISDITNLQKTSKKLKKSAASLLKTNDKVQRTISNGTTDSHSYSDTCDQLDSSSDTEVANEEEPYKCTSCDKVFTASDILDSHSAIHSLARPFKGWNPSLGFKSGYSKLLLEQYIREKTDVSFYCAHCDVRFGNKDVLAGHIRQRHFGELCKRFEYTTCEKSYSLERQLKLHKLVEHSHKKDGNLDHNMNNQINSNQDTPRVDISAVNGRQKSYNCDESKCDKTFAFRSNLKKHKLTHASKNLFKCSFCSNNFKHRFARRLHAQKYHEKYARIQCAHCDKQCYSKHSIFIHLEKCHSSTLKKQIFECSLCRKSFSSKVHLVEHESICGSKIIVKGKENRSAVVVLNKFEVSSLRCGICNGLFSCINSLNKHKRVEHDKQKSHTNINRDIQDASTARGEPKPTVAKTSFDLICAHCGKGYNDRTLLMSHVDSAHRSDNRYKCPLCDKTYSLPKGRHRHVRLFHEQVCNFVCAHCDRAFRFKQTLISHMNSHFAGALIVKKYKRIKPTGPKLFKCGICDHSFHYAHDLRRHENRRHTIGRSVECPHCDKCFKEVYARNAHVQRVHEGYGKKTKNPEVPEKSMETSERLVQCSFCDKSFFSLFTRNAHVRRVHTNIGSLACEHCDQTFTYKNVLLTHMHSHFPGQLVKIKDTRRRDKSKLPRSFKCSSCDQAFYCASHLKRHHATAHSELRPYKCPHCDKSFKTTCHRNEHARGVHKEYGRKPEDARKSVEMSERLFQCSVCDKSFFRVSNRNAHVRKVHAKIPRFACAHCEQTFVYKSVLQTHMHSHFPGQLVKIKDTRKRDRSKLPRKFKCSSCDKAFHSASVLSRHHVTVHTSLRPYKCPQCGKSFKTISHRNEHVRGVHEGARVNPITSRNKPLK